The DNA sequence GCCCGGCGCTGCTGGAACGCCTCTCGCGGCCCCTGATCGTCCTCGACCCCGCCCGCGTGACCGGGCTGGGCCGCGACGTGACGCTGGAGGTGGCCCGCCGCTCGGCCGAGCTGCTCAACAAGGCGGGGTGGCAGGTCAAGCTGACCCGGGACGCGCAGACCGCGCTGGGCCTGAACCAGAAGCTGTCCCTCGCCCGGCGCAGCGACGTGTACCTTGCGCTCGACCTGGGCCGCTTCCCCGGCAGCCCGCGCGGGGGCGTCACCGTGTACGAGCCGACGGGAAGTTCGTCGGCGCAGATCGTGAACGCCGTGCGGGGCGGGGCGCAGGCCCCCTACATCGACCTGGCAGTGGGGAGCGGCGGCGGCACCCGGCGCCTGAGCGAGCTGCTGCGTGGTGAGCTGAAGGGCGGGGGCGTCACGGCCAAGGCCGAGAACATCTCCCGCACCCTCACGCTGGGCGAGGCCCCGCAGGCCGCGCTGCTGCTGGAGATGGGCTGGACCAGCAACGCCGAGGACCGCGCCAAGCTCGGGGTCGACGAGCGGCTCCAGGCGATGTCGGTCGCGGTCGCGCGCTCCATCGCCACGTACCTCACGGCGCGGGCGGCGAACGCGGGCCGGGCCCCGGCGGGCGGGGGGCGCCAGTGAGGCGGCTCTTTTCCCTCTTCAACGTGGTGAGCGCCGCGCTCCTCGCCGCCGCGGCCTACGCCTACCAAGAGGTGCAGCGTCCCCCCCAGGTGACCGCCCCGCCCCGGCTGGAGCTGGAGGAAAAGCGCGACGTGAAGGTCAAGGTGTACTTCAGCGACGCGCAGGTCCAGACCCTGAAGCCCGAGACCCGCATCGTGCAGGTCATCCAGGAGAACCCCGGCACGCTGGCCCAGGCTGCCCTCAATGTCTGGGCGTCGGGACCCCAGGCCTCCGGCTCGCTGCGCCTCGTCCCCGAGGGCACAGCGGCGCCCAAGGTCTGGGTGCGTGGCGCGCACTACTACGTGAACCTCCCGGCGGCGTACGGGAAGCTGCGTTACGGCACGACCGGCGACCGGATGCTGCTGTGTACCCTGGCCCGCACGCTGCTGGAAACGCGCGGTCAGGACGTCACCTTTCTGGTCGACGGCAAGAACGTGGACACCTTCGGGCACCTCGACGTGCGCGAGCCGTACACCCGGCAGGACTGCGCGGACCAGTAGCCCCTCGGCCCCATGCTCCAGAGCATCACCCTCCAGGGCTTCAAGAGCTTCGCGGACCGCACCCGGCTGGAATTCGGGCCGGGCGTGTGCGCCGTCATCGGCCCCAACGGCAGCGGCAAGAGCAATGTGGTCGAGGCGATCCGCTGGGCCACCCACCAGGCCCGGGCGCGCGAGTTGCGGGCGGGGCGCGGCACCGAGCTGATCTTCCACGGGAGCGGCGGCAAAGCGCCCCTCGGGCTGGCGGAGGTGCAGGTCGAGCTGCTGACGGGGGAGGGCCGGGTGAACGTCACCCGCCGGGTGTACCGCGACGGGACCGGCGAGCAGGACCTGAACGGCCGCCCCGTCCGCGTCCGCGACGTGCAGGGGGCGCTGCGGGGCACCGGGCTGGGGCCGGGCGGCCTCGCGGTGATCGGGCAGGGCGAGGTGAGCGGCGTCGTGCAGGCCGAGGGCCGGACGCTGCTGGGCTATGTGCAGGAGGCGGCGGGGCTGTCGCGCGCCGTCACCGCCCGCCAGGAGACGGAGGCGCGGCTGCGCGAGGCGGCGTTGTCTCTGGAGCAACTCCGGCTGGTGCAGGGAGAGCGCGCGGCGCACGTCGAGCGGCTGGAGCGGGCGGCCCGTGAGGCCCGCGCCTACCGCGACCTGACCGCCCGAATCCTGACCCTGGAGGACGCCCTGAGGCGTGAGCGTCAGGCGGCGCTGGCCCGCGAGATCGCCTCCGCCCGCGCCGAGGCGGAGGGGCTGGAGGCCAGAAGTACGGGGCTCGCCGCCGAGGTGCAGGCCGCCGCCGCCCGGGTGGAGGCTGCCCGCGAGGCGGTCCTGGAGGCCCGCTCCCGCGCCGACGCTTTCGCCGGGGCGCTCGACGCCCTGCGCGCCGCCCGCGATGCCCACGCCCAGGCGGGCCGCTACCGTGATCACCTGAACGAGGAGGCCGAGCGGCTGCGCGCCGAACTCGCGGCCCTGCCCCAGAGCCCGCCCGCCGGGGCCGCCCCCGACCTCCCCGCGCTGGAGGTTGCTGTGACTACGGCGCGCACTGAGGCGGAGGCCGCTGAGCGCCGCGCACGCTCGCTGGACGCCGAGTTGACCCGCGCCCGAGAGGGGGCCGCGCGCGCTGCCCAGGCCGCCGCCCGTGTCGACGCCAGCCGGGAGACCCTGGGCGCCGAGCTGGAACGCGCCGAGGGCAACCTGGAGGACGCGCGGGAGGCGCTGGCCGCCGCCCATGAACGCTTGGCTTCCGCCGCCCACGCCCGCGAGAAGGCCGAGGCCGCCTACACCACCCTTGCCGCCCGCCGCACCGACATGCAGGCCCACGAGCGGCACCTCCAGAATGAACTCTCCCGCCTGAACGCGAGCGTGGCCCCCCTGCGCCGCGAGCGCGAGCGGCTGGAGGGGTCCCTCGACTCCTACGCCCGCTACGGCGAGGGCGCCCGCAACGCCCTGCGCCTCGACCACCCCGGCATCGTGGGCTCGGTCGCCGACCTTCTCACCGTTCCCGCCAAGTACGAGACGGCGGTCACCGCCGCCCTGGGCCGCCGCCTGGAGCAGATCGTCGTCCACACGGGTGAGGATGCCCGGCACATCATCGACGAACTCAAGCGGGTGGGGGGCCGCGCGACCTTCCTCCCCCTCGACCTGATCCGTGCCCGGCCCCGCCGCGATGGCGCCCTGCTGCGCGAGGCGGGTGTGGTCGGCAACCTCGCCGACCTGTGCCCGACCGACCCGCCGCTCGTCGGCGAGGCGATCCTGGCGGACACCCTGGTCGTGGAGGACCTGCGCGCCGCCAACCGCCTCGCCCGCGCGCACCCCAACCGGCCCCGCCTCGTCACGCTGGAGGGCGAGCTGCTGGAGGCCGGGGGCGCGATCACGGGCGGACGGCTGCGTGACGCGGGCTTCAGCATCCTCGCCGACCAGCGCCGCTTGCAGGAGATCAACGGGGAGCTGGAGGACGTGGACCGGCAGACTGCCCGCCTCGCCGCTGAGTTGAAACGGGTGCAGGGCGTCCTGACAGGGGATGCGGGCGAGCACGACACGCTCCTCGCCGCCCGGGAACGGGCCGCCCGCGAGGAGCGCGAGGCCGAGCGGCGCGTGACCGAGCTGGACGCGCAGGTTCGCAGCTTGAGTACCCACCGCGACCGCCTCCTCGCCCGGTTGTCCGCCGAAACGCCCGCCCCTGCGGTCCAGCCGGAAGGGCCGCTGGCCGACCCCGCCGAACTCGAAGCCGCCCTGCTCGCCGCCCGCACCGCCGCTGAGGACGGGCGCGGACGGGAGCGGGCGGCGCTCGAGGCCCTGGCGCTTGCCCGCGAACTCGACGCGGCGTGGCGGGCCTTCCGCACTGCGCGGGCACGGGCGGGAGACCTGCGCGAGCGCCTGAACGCCAATGCCGAGGCGATGACCGCCCAGGAGGCCCACCTCGCCACCGCCTCCGCCGAGGTGGGGCGCCGTGAGGCCGCGCTGGGCACCCTCGACGAACACGAGCTGTACCGCGCGGAAAAGGAACGGGACGCCGCCGCCCAGGCGTACACCTCCCTCATCGGTGAGCAGAACAAGGTCCGCGCCCGGCTGGAGGACACCCGGCTCCTGATCGCCCGCCGCGAGGGCAGTCCGGAGCCCATCCCCGAGGGATGCAGTCCGCCCGGCACCCCACGTGAATGGACGGCAGAGCTTAACCGCAGCCGCGCTGACCTCGAACGCCTGGGTCCTATCAACGCCCGCGCCGAGGCCGACCACGCCGCCGAGAGTGCCGAGCTGGAGCGCCTCAGCAACGAGCTGAACGACGCCGAGGAGGCCGCCGCCGAGTTGCGCGGTCACCTCTTGGAGCTGGAGACTGCTGAAGGCCTCGCCACCCGCGCCGCCTTCGACCGGGTGACCGCCGCCTTCCGGGAGTACAGTGCGGAGCTGCTCGGCGGTCAGGGCGAACTGGAACCCGAACACGACGAGGCGGGCCGCCTCACCGGGCTGCGCCTCGCCGTGCAGCCGAAGGGCAAGCGCACCCGCTCGATGACGCTGCTCAGTGCGGGCGAGTGCACGATGGCGGGCCTGGGCTTCCTTTTCGCCCTGAACCACGCCGGTGGGGAAGGGAGTGCCGGGGGTCTCCCCCTCGCCGTCCTCGACGAGGTGGACGCGCCCCTGGACGAGGCGAACATCCGGCGCTTCACGGCCTTCCTCGAACGCTTCTCGGCACGGGGAGCGCAATTCCTGCTCGTCACCCACCAGAAGGCGACGATGGAGGTGGCGAACGCGCTGTGGGGCGTCACGACCGACCACACCGGGGCCAGCCGCGTGCTGAGCATCCGCCAGGCGGAGGAGGCCGTGGCGCGGTGAGGACCAGCCCGGCCAGACTGGAGGAGCGGCGCTTCGGGCGGGACGCCATGACCTGGGCGGCCTACCTGCTCCTGGGCTACTTTGGCTTCCTGATCAACGTGCTGGGGCCGTTGGTGCCCTTCCTGCGCGAGAAGCTGCACCTCACCTATGCCCAGGCGAGCCTGCACACGAGTGCCTTCGCCGTCGGCCTGCTCGTCGCCAGCGTCACGGCCGACCGGCTGGCCGCCCGTTTCGGGGACCGGAGGCTGCTGTGGGGCGGCGCGGCGGGAATGGCGGTCGGCGCCGGGCTGCTCGCGGTCGCCCCCACCTTCGCCCTCAGCGTGCTGGGCACCCTGATCATGGGCACGCTGGGTTCCCTGACGCTCGTGCAGGTGTCCGCGGTGCTGGCCCGGCGCCACGGGGAGGGGCGCGGCCGCGCCTTCGCCGAGGCCAACGCCATCTCCAGCCTGTGCGGCGTGCTGGCCCCGCTGGCGGTCGGGGGCGCAGTGGCGGCCGGGCTGGGCTGGCCCGCCGTGCTGTGGTTCGCGGCGGCGGCGCTGGTGGCGCTTGCCCTGCGCTTTGGCCGGGTGACATTTCCGGGGCGAAGCGGTGGGGGAGAGAGGTCGCGCATCTCCCTTCCCGCCCGCTACTGGCGCTACTGGGCTCTCCTCCTCCTCGTCGTGGCGGTGGAATTTGGGGTGGGTTTCTGGGGAGCGGATTTCCTGCGCGTCGTGGGAGGCTTCACGCGGGCGGCGGCGGCGACCAGCGCGGGCGCCTTCCTGCTGGCGATGCTCATCGGGCGGGTGGCGGGCGGGGCGCTCGTGTCGGTGTGGCCCGCGCCCCGTGTGGTTGCCCTTTCCCTGTTGACCGCTCTGCTGGGCTTCCTGCTGTACTGGCTGCCGGATTTCACGGTCACCCGCGTGCTGGGCCTCTTCGTCACCGGCCTGGGGATTGCGAACCTCTACCCGGCCCTGCTCACCCTCGCGGTGGGTACCGCCCCGGGGCAGGAGGATGTGGCGAGTGCCCGCGCCGCCCTGGCCTCGGGCCTCGCCATCCTGCTCGCCCCCTTCGCGCTGGGCGCCGTGGCTGACGCCTCCTCGCTGTTCCTGGCGCAGATTGTCATTCCCGCACTGCTGGTTCTGGCGGGGGCGGGATTGTGGTGGGTGGAGCGGCGGGAGAGGGTGGGGGCGCCGCCCAATCCCTGAGTTCCCGGCCTACTCCCTGATTCCGCGAACCATCATGGGAACGCCCGTCTGGCACAGCGGGCACCCGTCCGCCGGGAACGTCTGGAAGGGGGCTTCGGTCAGCGTCACCAGTCGCTCGCCGCGGAGAGAGTTTCGGCTGAGCCAGGCACTCACGCCTAGGACCGGATGCTCCTCCCGCCGCAGGAAGGCGAGGACAGCCCGCGAGATCGTGCCCGTGCAGACGAGGTCATCCACGTACACGACCCGCACGCCGGATTCGGGAACGTGCATGCGGTGCCCACTGATGTCCGTGCCCGTGAGGGGATAAGCCACCGGGAGCTGGAGGTGACGGGCCACAAAGGAGGCGAGGACGGCGCCGCAGGCGGGGGCACCGGTCAGCAGTGTTGCCTCTGGAAAAGTGGCCTGGAGAGCCTCGGCCTGCACGGCGGCCACCTCGTCCAGCCCCGCCGGATCGCGCATCAGCTCGCCCTTCTCGATCCCGCCGTCCGCGTGCAGCCATTGCGGAAGACCGTGTGCCCCCGCCGCAACGCACCGCGTTCTGCCAGCAATTCCAGGAGGTCCACCCTCACCCGTCCAGCCGCTGCACGCTGCTGCCCGCCACGCTCTTGGTGACGATCAGACGGCTGGGCAGCCGCTCGGACAGGCTCTCGACGTGTGTCACCACGCCGACCATGCGGCCCTGCGTCCGCAGGTTCTCCAGCGCGTTCGCCACCGCCTCCAGCGCCTGTGGGTCCAGGGTGCCGAAGCCCTCGTCCAGGAAGAGGGCCCCCAGAATCTTGTTCCCCGCCAGGTAGTCACTCAGCGCGATGGCGAGCGAGAGGCTGGCGAGGAAGGTCTCGCCGCCGGATAAGGTCTTGACTGCCCGCGTCTCGCCCGCGTTCCAGAGGTCCTGCACGACGTACTCCCCGTCCTCCAGCGCCAGGCGGTAGCGCCCGTCGCTGATCTCGTGCAGCAGCGTGCCCGCGCCCGTGAGGAGTTGCGCCTCGACCTCCGCCAGAAGGTACTGCTGGAACTCGTTCGCCCGCAGGGTGTTCGCCAGTGTCTGCCAGGTGTCGAGCCGCGCGGCGAGGTCCTTCGCCTGGGTCTCGATCTCGGCCTTGCGGGTCAGCCGTTCGCGGGCGCTGCGCTCCTGCTCGGCGAGGCGCCCGGCCCGCTCGCGCGCCCCACTCAGCGCCGCGTCCGTGGCGATCAGGTCGCGCTCGGCCTGCCGGAGCTGCGCGGGATCGAAGGGCTCCACCCCGAGCTGGCGCTCCAGTTCCGCGAGCTGTGCCCGGAGCTGCTCGACCTGCGCGGCGTGGGTCCGTGCCGCCTGCTCCAGCGCGGCGATGTCGGCCTCCGGCAGCGCGGCGGCGCGGGCCTGGGCAGCGTCGAGGCCAAGGGTGGCGAGCGCGCCGTCCAGCGCCTCCTGGGCCTCCCTCGCCTCCTGCGCCCGGCCCCCGGCTGCGGTACGCGCGGAGTTCAGGGTCGCGCTCGCCGCCGCATGGGCACTTTGTGCTCGGGCGAGGGCGGCTTGTGCCTCGCTCAGCCTTGACCGGACGGCCTTGACCTCCGCGAGCAACCTTGCCCGTTCCCGCGCCGGGTCTGGTCCAGCCGTCCGCACCTGCCTCGCCAGGCCCGCCAGCAGCCGCAGGGCGAGGTCATGGGGGTCACCCGTGATGTTGCCCTCCAGCTTTCGCAGGTCGGCCTCCCGCCCCTTCAGCGCCTCCTCCCAGTCGGCGACCTCGGCGCGTTTGGCCTCGATGGCCTTCTTGCGCGCGGCGAGTTCGGCCTTGAGTTCCAGATAGCGTGTGCGGCGCTCGGTCAACGTGCGGTCGAGGGCCGTGACGCGCGCCTCCAGCTCCTCCAGGTTGACGGCGGGAGCGGCGGGCAGCGCCCTCACCGGCTGCTCGCACAGGGGGCAGGGCTGGCCGAGGTGCAGGTGGGGGCGATAGGCGGCCAGACCGGCCTGTTCCCTCGCCGCCGTCAGTTCGCCCTTGGCCGCATCTAGTTGGGCCTTGGCCTCCTTACCCTCGCGCTCCACCCGGCCCCATTCCAGCGTCTGGTCGGCCTGAAGTTGCTCGTCGGCGGCGAGGCGGCCCCTTTGCGCGGCCAGGCCCGTCTTCTCCGTCTCCAGTTGGACCCGCTCGCGGCGCAGGGTGTCGAGCTTCTGGGCGGCCTCCCGCGCGGCGAAGTGGGCGTCCTCGTCCCAGGGCAGGGGAGAGGCGTGAGTGGTCTGGGGCGTGCCCCCCGCGCGTTTCAGGCGGGCCGCGTCCGCCTCGGCCTCGCGCAGCGTCTCTGCCCGGGCTTCAAGGTCGGGGATGCGAGTCTCGGCCTCCTGCACGGCGGCCAGGGTGACTTCCGCCGCCTGAACAGCGCGCCGGGCCTGGGCCTCTGCCTCCCCGGCGCGCCGGGCCTCCTCCGCCTCCCGGGTCGCCGCGATACGTGCCCGCTCGGCCGAGTCGAGCAGGGGCAGGACACCCGCCACCCGCCGCGCCCGCTCAGCCCGCCGCGCCCCCTCCCGGACGCCCTCGGCCCGGCTTTCTAACGTGGTCAGGCGCCGCCGGGTGTCCTCCCGGGCGCTCCACACCCGCTCCAGACCTTGCAGGCGGTTGACCTGCCCCTGCAACCTCTCCCGCGTGTCCGTCAGCCGCTCGGCCTCCCCGTCCACGGCCTCCCGCTCGGCGCGCAGGGCTTTGATGGCCTCGGGGGAGACCTGGGCGTACTCGCCGTCCAGCAGCGCGTGGAGGCTCCCCAGCGTGTGCTTGTACTCCCGCGCCCGGTCCCCCGCGAAGGCATGCATGGCCTTGACGTGTTCCAGCCCCATCAGCTCGCCCAGCAGCGCCTGCCGCTCCTTGCCGGTCCCGTGCAGCAGCCGCGAGAACTCTCCCTGCGGCAGCAGCACGCTCCGGGCGAAGGTCCTGAAATCCAGCCCCACCGCGCGGCGGATGCGGTCGTTCACCGCCTTCGTGCCCCCGTCGCTGAGGTTCACCCAGCGCTCGCCCTCGCGCCGCTCCAGCCGCACCTCGTTCTCGGCCTGCCGCCGCCCTTTGGAGCGCGCGACCCGGTACGTCTCGTCCCCGACCTCGAAGGTCAGGCTGACGGACAGACCCCGCTCGCCCTGCGAAATCAGCGCGTCTAGCCCGGTGCCGCCCAGCCGCGGCGTGTTCCCGTACAGCGCGAAGGTCATCGCGTCCAGCAGGCTCGACTTGCCGCTGCCCGTCGGCCCCACCAGCGCGAACAGCTCCAGGTCGCCGAAATCGAGTGCCACGAACTGCCGGAAGGCGGTGAAGCCCTGGACCTCGAGCTTGAGAGGCCTCACGCCACCACCTCTTCTTCCGCCTGCCCCCGCGCCGCCTCGTCGGCCTCCCGGAAGGCGGCGCGCAGGTCGGCGGGCAACTCGCCCCGGCGCTCCTGGTGGAAGCGCTCGTACAGCTCGGTCAGGCTCAGGCCCTCGCGCTTGAGGCTGGGCAGCGCGAGGTCGTCCTGCACCGCGTCGAGTTCGACGGCCAGCGTGTTCGGCACCAGGCGCAGCACCCGGTCCTTCAACCCCGGCAGGGCGGTGCCCGAGGGCGCCTGCACGACCACCTTCACCAGTCCGGTAAAACTCGTGAGGGAGCCGAGACGCGACTCCACCTGCTCCAGCCCCACCCGCACTGTCCGCAACTCTCGCCCGCTGCTCAGCGGAATGGGGGTGACGCGGGCCGGGCGCCCGACCTCCACCTCGACCAGATTGACCTGCTTCTTCTCGCCGCCCTCGCCGAAGTCGAGCTGGATGACCGAGCCGGGGTAGTGGGCGAGCGGCATCTCGCTCGACTTCTGCGGCTTGTGGACGTGCCCCAGCGCCACGTACTGCGCCCCCGCCGGAAGTTGCAAGGGCGAGAGGGTGTAGGCGTTCATCAGGTCGAACTGCATGGTGCGCTCGGAGCCGCTGGGCACGGCACCGTCCATCGTCGCGTGGGCCATCAGCATGTTCACGCTGTCCCCCCGGAAGCCCTCGGCCACCCGTCGCAGGAAAAAGCCCATTCCCTCGCGGTACTTCTGGCGCCAAGCGCCCACGTCGCCGCCCATAACGTCCGCCGCCTTCACCAGCCGCCGCTCGGACAGGAAGGGGAGGGCACCGACCGTCAGCCGCTCGCCGCCCCGCGTCTCGACCGTGCGGATCAGGTCGAGCGGATTGGCCGTGGGCTGCGCGACGAGTTGCACGCCCACCCACCCCAGCAGGCCCGCCAGCCCGTGCAGCCGTGCCGCAGAATCATGGTTCCCCGCGATCGCCACCGCCGGAATTCCCGCGTCGCGCAGCCGCAGGAAGAAGTCGAAGACGGCTCCTTCCGCCTCTGCCGAGGGGTTCACGGTGTCGAACAGGTCACCGGAAATGAGGACGGCGTCGGCCCGCTCACTCCTCGCCAGCCCCGCGATTTCGACGAGCGCCTCGTGAACCTCCGGCGTCCTATCAAAGCCCCTCAGATTCCGCCCGGCGTGGAAATCCGCCGTGTGAAGTACGCGCATGACGGAAAAATATAACATGGGGACGGGGTTGGCGGCGCACCGCGACTCCATGCCTCCCCTCCTGCACGGCCCCCTCCGCCCGGAGGACGACCTGCGGACCGAGGTCGAATCCGAGTTCCGGCGAGAGCATGTCGGCGGCTATGGGTACGGCCTGCACGGCGAGTCCCACGAGGAGGACGGGACGAGTGTGGCGCAGAGCCGCATCATCACGTTCGTGGTGATGCGGCTCTGCGACCTCTGCGACTACCGGGAGCGTTGGCTAGGCTCCTCGCAGTTCAAGCTTCACATTCCCGAGTGCCCCAGCTTCTTCTACCCGGATTTGGCGGTTTACCCCACGCCGAACGTGCAGGAGTGGTATGACGTTCCCCCCTCTTCCTGCTGGAGGTGATTGAGCCGCGCTCCAGCTTCGTGGACCGGTGCGTGAAGTACCACGCCTCCACCGCTCTCCCCAGCCTGCAAACGTACCTGATCGCCGAACAACACGAGCGCCACGTGTCCCTCTGCGGGCGCGAGGGCGGCGAGTGGGTCCTCACCGGGTACGAGGGTCAGGGCGTGATTCCGCTCCCCCGCCTGAACACGTCCATCTCGCTGGACGAGATTTATGCTGGCGTGTTCTGTCCCGCTACTCCATGCGCCCCCTTTCCAGGGGAGTAGCTCGCGGGGAAAGCTGGCGCATGCCTGATCCCCGCGCCGCACCGACGAGCCTCTGGAACCGCAACTTCCTGATCTGGTGGCTGGGGAGCGCGCAGAGTGCGTTGGGGAGTGCGCTGGCCGGAATCGCCACCAGCTTCCTGGTGCTGCACCAGACAGGCAGCGCGGGCGCAATGGGCGTGAATCTGGCGCTCTCACTGCTGCCCGCACTGCTCTCGCCCCTGTTCGGCACGCTGATGGACCGCCTGCCCGTGAGGCTTCCTCTGGTCGTCGGCAACCTGCTGCGCGCGGCGCTGCAACTCGGGGTGGGGCTCGCGGCCCTGCGCGGGCACGTGCCGCTGGAAGTCCTGCACGCGGTCGCCTTCCTCACCGGCCTGGTGGGCGCGTTCTATGGCCCGGCGAGCATGGGCGTGACCCCCCGGCTGGTGCCTCCTTCCGAATTGCAGCGGGCGGGTGGGCTGATGCAGGGCACTTCGCAGACCATGAACATGGTCGGGCTGGTGGGTGGGGGCCTCTTCGTCGCCCACTTCGGCAGCGGCGCGGCCCTGGTGTTCGATGGCGCGACGTTTCTGCTGTTCGGCCTGCTGCTGACCCTGGTGCGCTTTCCCACCGGGCGGGCGAAGGCGGCAGCGGAAACCTTCTGGCAGTCCTTCACCGGCGGACTAGGGTATGTCCGGGGCAGCGCCATGCTCGTGGGCCTGCCGCTGATCGCCCTGCTGATCAACGCCTCCTTCGCCCCCCTGGAAATGCTGTTGCCAAAGCGGATGATCGCGCTGGAAGCCGGGGCTGCCGGATACGGGCTGTTTTGGGGACTCGAACTCGCGGGAATAGCCCTGGGCAGCTTCGGGATCGCCTGGCTGGGGGAGAGGGTCAACCCTCGCCGCCTGAGCGTCCTGGGCCTGGCCGGGCTGGGCGCGGTGGTCGTCGCCCTCTCGCTCGCCGCGTCGCCTGGGCCGATGTATGCGCTGGCGGCCTTGATGGGTTTGACGAGCGCG is a window from the Deinococcus apachensis DSM 19763 genome containing:
- a CDS encoding AAA family ATPase; the encoded protein is MRPLKLEVQGFTAFRQFVALDFGDLELFALVGPTGSGKSSLLDAMTFALYGNTPRLGGTGLDALISQGERGLSVSLTFEVGDETYRVARSKGRRQAENEVRLERREGERWVNLSDGGTKAVNDRIRRAVGLDFRTFARSVLLPQGEFSRLLHGTGKERQALLGELMGLEHVKAMHAFAGDRAREYKHTLGSLHALLDGEYAQVSPEAIKALRAEREAVDGEAERLTDTRERLQGQVNRLQGLERVWSAREDTRRRLTTLESRAEGVREGARRAERARRVAGVLPLLDSAERARIAATREAEEARRAGEAEAQARRAVQAAEVTLAAVQEAETRIPDLEARAETLREAEADAARLKRAGGTPQTTHASPLPWDEDAHFAAREAAQKLDTLRRERVQLETEKTGLAAQRGRLAADEQLQADQTLEWGRVEREGKEAKAQLDAAKGELTAAREQAGLAAYRPHLHLGQPCPLCEQPVRALPAAPAVNLEELEARVTALDRTLTERRTRYLELKAELAARKKAIEAKRAEVADWEEALKGREADLRKLEGNITGDPHDLALRLLAGLARQVRTAGPDPARERARLLAEVKAVRSRLSEAQAALARAQSAHAAASATLNSARTAAGGRAQEAREAQEALDGALATLGLDAAQARAAALPEADIAALEQAARTHAAQVEQLRAQLAELERQLGVEPFDPAQLRQAERDLIATDAALSGARERAGRLAEQERSARERLTRKAEIETQAKDLAARLDTWQTLANTLRANEFQQYLLAEVEAQLLTGAGTLLHEISDGRYRLALEDGEYVVQDLWNAGETRAVKTLSGGETFLASLSLAIALSDYLAGNKILGALFLDEGFGTLDPQALEAVANALENLRTQGRMVGVVTHVESLSERLPSRLIVTKSVAGSSVQRLDG
- a CDS encoding MFS transporter; translated protein: MPDPRAAPTSLWNRNFLIWWLGSAQSALGSALAGIATSFLVLHQTGSAGAMGVNLALSLLPALLSPLFGTLMDRLPVRLPLVVGNLLRAALQLGVGLAALRGHVPLEVLHAVAFLTGLVGAFYGPASMGVTPRLVPPSELQRAGGLMQGTSQTMNMVGLVGGGLFVAHFGSGAALVFDGATFLLFGLLLTLVRFPTGRAKAAAETFWQSFTGGLGYVRGSAMLVGLPLIALLINASFAPLEMLLPKRMIALEAGAAGYGLFWGLELAGIALGSFGIAWLGERVNPRRLSVLGLAGLGAVVVALSLAASPGPMYALAALMGLTSAMTNLSISVLFQKRVDPVYYGRVGSLLGMVGMAGQPLTLLLLAPVADRVPISLVFAVAGVVTLLGAVVWEAVLRREPASIPPPAVPA
- a CDS encoding AAA family ATPase codes for the protein MLQSITLQGFKSFADRTRLEFGPGVCAVIGPNGSGKSNVVEAIRWATHQARARELRAGRGTELIFHGSGGKAPLGLAEVQVELLTGEGRVNVTRRVYRDGTGEQDLNGRPVRVRDVQGALRGTGLGPGGLAVIGQGEVSGVVQAEGRTLLGYVQEAAGLSRAVTARQETEARLREAALSLEQLRLVQGERAAHVERLERAAREARAYRDLTARILTLEDALRRERQAALAREIASARAEAEGLEARSTGLAAEVQAAAARVEAAREAVLEARSRADAFAGALDALRAARDAHAQAGRYRDHLNEEAERLRAELAALPQSPPAGAAPDLPALEVAVTTARTEAEAAERRARSLDAELTRAREGAARAAQAAARVDASRETLGAELERAEGNLEDAREALAAAHERLASAAHAREKAEAAYTTLAARRTDMQAHERHLQNELSRLNASVAPLRRERERLEGSLDSYARYGEGARNALRLDHPGIVGSVADLLTVPAKYETAVTAALGRRLEQIVVHTGEDARHIIDELKRVGGRATFLPLDLIRARPRRDGALLREAGVVGNLADLCPTDPPLVGEAILADTLVVEDLRAANRLARAHPNRPRLVTLEGELLEAGGAITGGRLRDAGFSILADQRRLQEINGELEDVDRQTARLAAELKRVQGVLTGDAGEHDTLLAARERAAREEREAERRVTELDAQVRSLSTHRDRLLARLSAETPAPAVQPEGPLADPAELEAALLAARTAAEDGRGRERAALEALALARELDAAWRAFRTARARAGDLRERLNANAEAMTAQEAHLATASAEVGRREAALGTLDEHELYRAEKERDAAAQAYTSLIGEQNKVRARLEDTRLLIARREGSPEPIPEGCSPPGTPREWTAELNRSRADLERLGPINARAEADHAAESAELERLSNELNDAEEAAAELRGHLLELETAEGLATRAAFDRVTAAFREYSAELLGGQGELEPEHDEAGRLTGLRLAVQPKGKRTRSMTLLSAGECTMAGLGFLFALNHAGGEGSAGGLPLAVLDEVDAPLDEANIRRFTAFLERFSARGAQFLLVTHQKATMEVANALWGVTTDHTGASRVLSIRQAEEAVAR
- a CDS encoding MFS transporter codes for the protein MRTSPARLEERRFGRDAMTWAAYLLLGYFGFLINVLGPLVPFLREKLHLTYAQASLHTSAFAVGLLVASVTADRLAARFGDRRLLWGGAAGMAVGAGLLAVAPTFALSVLGTLIMGTLGSLTLVQVSAVLARRHGEGRGRAFAEANAISSLCGVLAPLAVGGAVAAGLGWPAVLWFAAAALVALALRFGRVTFPGRSGGGERSRISLPARYWRYWALLLLVVAVEFGVGFWGADFLRVVGGFTRAAAATSAGAFLLAMLIGRVAGGALVSVWPAPRVVALSLLTALLGFLLYWLPDFTVTRVLGLFVTGLGIANLYPALLTLAVGTAPGQEDVASARAALASGLAILLAPFALGAVADASSLFLAQIVIPALLVLAGAGLWWVERRERVGAPPNP
- a CDS encoding metallophosphoesterase family protein; amino-acid sequence: MRVLHTADFHAGRNLRGFDRTPEVHEALVEIAGLARSERADAVLISGDLFDTVNPSAEAEGAVFDFFLRLRDAGIPAVAIAGNHDSAARLHGLAGLLGWVGVQLVAQPTANPLDLIRTVETRGGERLTVGALPFLSERRLVKAADVMGGDVGAWRQKYREGMGFFLRRVAEGFRGDSVNMLMAHATMDGAVPSGSERTMQFDLMNAYTLSPLQLPAGAQYVALGHVHKPQKSSEMPLAHYPGSVIQLDFGEGGEKKQVNLVEVEVGRPARVTPIPLSSGRELRTVRVGLEQVESRLGSLTSFTGLVKVVVQAPSGTALPGLKDRVLRLVPNTLAVELDAVQDDLALPSLKREGLSLTELYERFHQERRGELPADLRAAFREADEAARGQAEEEVVA
- a CDS encoding GerMN domain-containing protein, with protein sequence MRRLFSLFNVVSAALLAAAAYAYQEVQRPPQVTAPPRLELEEKRDVKVKVYFSDAQVQTLKPETRIVQVIQENPGTLAQAALNVWASGPQASGSLRLVPEGTAAPKVWVRGAHYYVNLPAAYGKLRYGTTGDRMLLCTLARTLLETRGQDVTFLVDGKNVDTFGHLDVREPYTRQDCADQ